One stretch of Armigeres subalbatus isolate Guangzhou_Male chromosome 2, GZ_Asu_2, whole genome shotgun sequence DNA includes these proteins:
- the LOC134214983 gene encoding uncharacterized protein LOC134214983, whose product MVQSETFRLLGYFFATIKICLSMLEAVKCSVQIGGVHDFTELIKLILAVVYITINLLLILGIRFLIVKLILINRIFTIVMNILAILYTIGQYLTVMIFRRQMDKGPIALMIILLILVVIMVFEVWIMAGVLQYVKKQQFSSTVDESKAQEDEITKKTKNMQPKSAQ is encoded by the exons ATGGTGCAGTCCGAGACGTTTCGTCTGTTGGGCTACTTTTTTGCaactatcaaaatatgtttgtcAATGTTGGAGGCGGTCAAGTGCAGCGTTCAAATAG GTGGAGTCCATGATTTCACGGAGCTGATCAAGCTGATTCTGGCAGTCGTGTACATTACTATCAATTTGCTTTTAATTCTGGGCATTCGATTT CTCATTGTGAAACTTATTCTAATCAATAGGATATTTACGATTGTAATGAACATATTAGCGATATTGTACACAATCGGGCAATATCTGACCGTGATGATATTTCGACGACAGATGGATAAAGGACCCATAGCTTTGATGATAATCTTGCTAATACTAGTTG ttataatggTATTTGAGGTTTGGATAATGGCAGGAGTTTTGCAGTATGTGAAGAAGCAACAATTTTCAAGTACAGTTGATGAGTCTAAAGCTCAAGAGGATGAAATCACTAAAAAGACGAAAAACATGCAACCAAAATCAGCGCAGTAG